The following are encoded in a window of Vigna unguiculata cultivar IT97K-499-35 chromosome 8, ASM411807v1, whole genome shotgun sequence genomic DNA:
- the LOC114193668 gene encoding pentatricopeptide repeat-containing protein At2g34400: MLAAFENANVGKCYQTAESLVLLVKQCGSTKTVQQVHTQMVVNSIHNHHNHLLSKAIQVKNFTYASLIFSHMNPHPNDYAFNIMIRALTTTWHNYPLALTLFYRMKSLSVTPDNFTFPFFFLSCANLAEVSHARVAHSLLFKLGLHSDPHSAHSLITTYARCGRPACARKVFDEIPHRDLVSWNSMIAGYAKAGCAREAVEVFGEMGRRDGFEPDEMSLVSVLGACGELGDLELGRWVEGFVVERGMALNSFVGSALISMYAKCGDLGSARRIFDSMATRDVITWNAVISGYAQNGMADEAISLFHAMKDDSVKANKITLTAVLSACATIGALDLGKQIDEHASQRGFQHDIFVATALIDMYAKCGSLESAQRVFKEMPQKNEASWNAMISALASHGKAKEALSLFQRMSDEGGGARPNDITFVGLLSACVHAGLVAEGHRLFDMMSTLFRLVPKIEHYSCMVDLLARAGHLYEAWDLIEKMPEKPDKVTLGALLGACRRNKNVDIGERVMRMILEVDPSNSGNYIISSKIYANLNMWEDSARMRLLMRQKGITKTPGCSWIEIENHLHEFHAGDGLCLDSIDISNIIFLLYEELKREGYVPKVVE, from the exons ATGCTTGCAGCGTTTGAAAATGCAAACGTTGGGAAGTGTTACCAGACAGCGGAATCTCTGGTGTTGCTGGTGAAGCAATGTGGGTCGACGAAGACGGTGCAACAGGTTCATACCCAAATGGTGGTGAACTCCATTcacaaccaccacaaccaccttCTCTCCAAAGCCATACAAGTAAAAAACTTCACCTACGCTTCTCTTATCTTCTCCCACATGAATCCCCACCCCAACGATTACGCCTTCAACATCATGATACGCGCCCTCACCACAACCTGGCACAACTACCCTCTCGCTCTCACCCTCTTCTACCGCATGAAGTCCCTCTCCGTCACCCCCGACAACTTCACCTTccccttcttcttcctctcctgTGCCAACCTCGCTGAAGTTTCCCACGCCCGAGTTGCCCATTCCCTCCTCTTCAAGCTCGGCCTTCACTCAGACCCCCACTCCGCTCACTCCCTCATTACCACCTACGCGCGGTGTGGCCGCCCCGCATGTGCGCGgaaggtgtttgatgaaattcCCCACCGGGACTTGGTGTCCTGGAACTCCATGATTGCTGGGTATGCGAAGGCGGGCTGTGCCAGGGAAGCTGTAGAGGTGTTTGGGGAGATGGGGAGGCGGGACGGGTTTGAGCCGGATGAGATGAGTCTGGTGAGTGTGCTTGGGGCTTGCGGGGAGTTGGGGGATTTGGAGTTGGGGAGGTGGGTGGAGGGGTTTGTTGTGGAACGTGGCATGGCTCTTAACTCGTTTGTAGGTTCTGCTTTGATTAGTATGTATGCTAAGTGTGGGGATTTGGGGTCTGCTAGAAGGATCTTTGATAGCATGGCTACCAGAGATGTTATCACGTGGAATGCTGTTATATCAGG ATATGCTCAGAATGGAATGGCGGATGAAGCGATCTCTTTATTCCATGCCATGAAGGACGACAGTGTTAAGGCAAATAAAATTACCCTGACTGCAGTGCTTTCTGCATGTGCAACCATTGGCGCTCTCGATTTGGGGAAACAGATTGATGAACATGCATCACAAAGAGGATTTCAGCATGATATTTTTGTTGCTACTGCGTTGATTGATATGTATGCTAAGTGTGGGAGTTTAGAAAGTGCGCAGAGAGTTTTCAAAGAAATGCCCCAGAAAAATGAAGCTTCTTGGAATGCAATGATCTCTGCACTTGCTTCTCATGGAAAAGCCAAGGAGGCACTATCACTATTTCAGCGCATGTCAGATGAGGGTGGAGGTGCACGCCCTAATGACATAACATTTGTAGGGTTGCTTTCTGCTTGTGTGCATGCAGGCCTGGTAGCTGAGGGCCATAGATTGTTTGATATGATGAGCACATTGTTCAGATTGGTACCAAAAATTGAGCACTACTCTTGTATGGTTGATCTTTTGGCACGTGCGGGTCATTTATACGAGGCATGGGATCTAATTGAGAAAATGCCTGAAAAACCAGACAAAGTTACATTAGGTGCTTTGCTTGGTGCTTGTCGAAGGAATAAAAATGTAGATATAGGGGAACGGGTTATGCGGATGATTCTGGAGGTGGATCCTTCAAATTCTGGGAACTATATTATCTCCTCAAAAATATATGCAAATCTGAACATGTGGGAAGATTCTGCAAGGATGAGATTGCTGATGAGACAGAAAGGTATTACTAAAACTCCTGGTTGTAGCTGGATTGAAATTGAGAATCACTTGCAT
- the LOC114195449 gene encoding ultraviolet-B receptor UVR8-like: protein MGMNNGEGSEGGALRRVLYMWGYLPGALPQRTPLLTPVAVRFPPCSHSWNDVCGGGCGFAIAISGAGKLITWGSTDDLGQSYVTSGKHGETPEPFPLPTEASIVKAAAGWAHCVAVTEHGEVYTWGWKECIPSGRVFGEPSTGVGLEKDVPGIHSQLSTEQVSPRSQGSRSTGGTASNNSGEESTKRRRVSATKQTAESSSSSNDSLTAFPCLVTLNPGIRIASVAAGGRHTLALSDTGLVWAWGYGGEGQLGLGSRIRMVSSPHLVPCIDSSYYGKDRSATLVRGSMGSEGQSFRVPGSYIKRIACGGRHSAVITDAGALLAFGWGLYGQCGQGSTDDELSPTCVSSLLGIHIEGVAAGLWHTVCTSADGDVYAFGGNQFGQLGTGADQAETIPRLVDSPSLENVHAKNISCGARHTALVTEGGRVFCWGWNKYGQLGLGDVIDRNVPSEVTIEGCVPKNVACGWWHTLLLAESPT, encoded by the exons ATGGGCATGAATAATGGcgagggaagtgaaggaggggcATTGCGGAGGGTGCTTTACATGTGGGGTTACCTTCCCGGAGCTCTGCCGCAGAGGACGCCGCTTTTGACTCCCGTCGCCGTTAGGTTTCCGCCATGCAGTCACTCTTGGAATGATGTTTGCGGCGGCGGTTGTGGATTCGCTATTGCTATCTCTG GAGCAGGGAAGCTCATCACGTGGGGCTCGACAGATGATTTAGGCCAAAGCTATGTGACTTCTGGCAAGCACGGG GAAACTCCAGAGCCTTTCCCTCTTCCAACTGAAGCATCTATTGTAAAAGCTGCAGCAGGGTGGGCTCATTGTGTTGCTGTAACAG AACATGGAGAAGTTTATACATGGGGATGGAAAGAATGTATTCCCTCTGGGAGGGTATTTGGTGAACCATCGACAGGGGTAGGTCTTGAAAAAGATGTGCCAGGAATTCATAGTCAATTATCGACAGAGCAAG TGAGCCCTCGTTCACAAGGCTCAAGATCTACTGGAGGTACTGCCTCCAATAACAGTGGAGAAGAAAGTACAAAGCGAAGGAGAGTATCTGCAACAAAGCAAACAGCTGAAAGCTCATCATCCAGCAATGATAGCCTGACAGCGTTTCCGTGCCTTGTCACACTAAATCCAGGAATAAGGATAGCTAGTGTTGCTGCCGGTGGACGCCATACACTTGCACTGTCAG ATACCGGACTGGTGTGGGCTTGGGGTTATGGAGGTGAAGGGCAGCTTGGTTTGGGTTCAAGAATACGTATGGTATCCTCTCCTCATCTCGTTCCATGTATTGATTCCTCTTATTATGGTAAAGATAGATCTGCTACACTGGTTCGAGGAAGCATGGGTTCAGAGGGACAAAGTTTTCGAGTTCCTGGAAGTTACATAAAGAGAATTGCCTGTGGAGGTCGACATAGTGCAGTCATTACAG ATGCTGGAGCCTTGCTTGCTTTTGGTTGGGGACTCTATGGACAG TGTGGGCAAGGAAGTACCGATGATGAACTAAGCCCAACTTGTGTATCTTCCTTATTGGGTATCCACATAGAGGGAGTTGCTGCAGGACTGTGGCATACAGTCTGTACATCTGCTGATGGTGATGTGTATGCATTTGGTGGTAATCAGTTTGGACAGCTAGGAACTGGTGCCGATCAAGCTGAG aCTATACCAAGACTAGTGGATTCTCCGAGTTTGGAAAATGTTCATGCAAAGAATATATCGTGTGGGGCTCGTCACACTGCTTTGGTAACAG AGGGTGGAAGAGTTTTCTGCTGGGGATGGAACAAATATGGACAG CTGGGCCTTGGGGACGTGATTGACCGTAACGTTCCTTCTGAAGTCACCATTGAAGGTTGTGTTCCTAAAAATGTTGCTTGTGGTTGGTGGCATACTCTTCTTCTGGCTGAGTCCCCCACCTGA